Proteins encoded in a region of the Streptomyces sp. NBC_00513 genome:
- a CDS encoding DUF3344 domain-containing protein yields the protein MGSSRRILGTLGLLSCLTLSANVPVAGAAVPAGSRFSDVTVKEQARVPFTQRYQAALHGGLVRASNSGISCRKEENREAEPCADVQGGAAGVNSDYEMFYSEVDKDPDTYNSTRSELKVPQGAKVAYARLYWGGNLRVGEQKPPEDNGRVLVAEPGGAYKEVLADTVIGHRSDAGSDAYQASADVTPLVRKGGAGMWTVAQLNIAMGHSAVGAWGGWTLVVAYEHPQEPLRRVSVQDGFDGLLPGVGEAAGRTVEVAGLDAPAGSAGKAGVVAYDGDRGVLGDSLTVTADSGRRVSLSDSENPFNDVMNSTITEFGRSSFVRQPEHMNTLGYDADVFDLGPALSGGAHGLSFKFTGESQGQFLGVLFVQTDARR from the coding sequence ATGGGTTCCTCCCGCAGAATCCTCGGCACGCTCGGTCTGCTGTCCTGCCTCACACTTTCGGCGAACGTTCCGGTGGCCGGTGCGGCCGTCCCCGCCGGTTCCCGTTTCTCCGACGTCACGGTCAAGGAGCAGGCCCGGGTCCCCTTCACGCAGCGTTACCAGGCCGCGCTGCACGGCGGGCTGGTCCGGGCCTCGAACTCCGGGATCAGCTGTCGCAAGGAGGAGAACCGGGAGGCGGAACCCTGCGCCGACGTGCAGGGCGGCGCCGCAGGGGTCAACAGCGACTACGAGATGTTCTACAGCGAGGTCGACAAGGACCCCGACACCTACAACTCCACCCGGTCCGAGCTCAAGGTCCCGCAGGGCGCGAAGGTCGCGTACGCCCGGCTCTACTGGGGCGGGAACCTGCGGGTGGGCGAGCAGAAGCCGCCGGAGGACAACGGTCGCGTGCTGGTCGCCGAGCCGGGCGGCGCGTACAAGGAAGTCCTGGCGGACACCGTCATCGGGCACCGCAGCGACGCCGGCAGTGACGCCTACCAGGCCTCGGCCGACGTGACCCCGCTGGTTCGCAAGGGCGGTGCGGGGATGTGGACGGTCGCCCAGCTCAACATCGCGATGGGGCACTCGGCGGTGGGGGCCTGGGGCGGCTGGACGCTGGTCGTCGCCTACGAGCACCCCCAGGAGCCGCTGCGCCGGGTCTCCGTCCAGGACGGGTTCGACGGTCTGCTCCCGGGGGTGGGCGAGGCGGCCGGTCGGACGGTGGAGGTCGCCGGACTGGACGCGCCGGCCGGGTCCGCGGGCAAGGCCGGGGTGGTCGCCTACGACGGGGACCGAGGGGTCCTCGGTGACTCACTGACGGTCACGGCCGACAGCGGTCGGCGCGTGAGCCTCAGTGATTCAGAAAATCCTTTTAATGATGTTATGAATTCCACGATCACGGAATTCGGACGTTCCTCGTTCGTGCGACAGCCCGAACACATGAATACCCTCGGATATGACGCGGACGTGTTCGATCTTGGTCCCGCCCTGTCCGGTGGTGCCCACGGCCTGAGTTTCAAGTTCACGGGCGAAAGTCAGGGCCAATTCCTCGGTGTGCTCTTCGTTCAGACAGACGCGCGCCGCTGA
- a CDS encoding rodlin produces MIKKFVAGAAVAASVVGLGAAMAPSAMAIGNDGGINTANGNNSAQIYGNQATYGNMSPQMALIQGSFNKPCIALPAKANVQSVLALVNVGVQDIPVLSSPQNQQCTENSTQAKGDEALSHILSNIPVLSGNASAGS; encoded by the coding sequence ATGATCAAGAAGTTTGTAGCCGGCGCAGCGGTTGCCGCCTCCGTCGTGGGTCTGGGTGCCGCGATGGCCCCGTCGGCCATGGCCATCGGCAACGACGGCGGCATCAACACCGCCAACGGCAACAACTCGGCGCAGATCTACGGCAACCAGGCCACGTACGGCAACATGAGCCCGCAGATGGCGCTCATCCAGGGCTCCTTCAACAAGCCCTGCATCGCCCTGCCGGCCAAGGCCAACGTGCAGTCGGTGCTGGCCCTGGTCAACGTCGGTGTCCAGGACATCCCGGTCCTGTCCAGCCCGCAGAACCAGCAGTGCACCGAGAACTCCACCCAGGCCAAGGGTGACGAGGCCCTGTCGCACATCCTCAGCAACATCCCGGTCCTCTCCGGCAACGCCTCCGCCGGCAGCTGA